GCTAGGTTCTAACCACTGCTCTGCCACTTAGTCTtgtgtgtgaccttgaacaaattatttGACTTCCAAATTACTcctgtcctcatttgtaaaatgagtataCAGTGGTCCCTTGGTATCCAAgagagattggttccaggacccactTCCCTACCTCCCCATACCAAAATCTGCGATGCTTAAGTCCCTTATGTAAAATGGtgttgtatttgcatataacctatacacATTCTcctgtatacatatttttaaatcattctaaATTACTTATCATATCTAATACATTTTGTATTagatagaaagaaaatgtaaaaagtattgGACaagacatcagagaaatgcaaatcaaaactacaatgaaatatcacttcacacccattaggatggttatattaaaaaagacagataaaaacAGGTCTTGGTGTGGATGTGGAGAGATTGGAACTCTCCCATACTGatggtgggaatttaaaatggtacaactactttagaaaacagtcacacagttcttcaaaaggttaaacatagtgTTATCATAGGGCCCAGCAGTCTCActcctaggtgtatacccaagagaaatgaaaacatacccgCACAAACACTTGtaaacaaatgttcatagcagcattattcatactacccaaaaagtggaaacagcccacatgtccatcaattgatgaatggataaacaaaatgtagaatctccatacaatggaatattattctgaaataaaaaggaatgaagtactgatacatgctacaacatagatgaaccttgaaaacattacactaTGTCAAAGGAGGCAGTCAGAGAAGACCACATATTATGTAATTGCATTTATGTGAAATGGTCAGAATAGGCAAAGCTATAGAGAAAAGCAGGTACCCAGTTGCTGGAAACTGGGGTGAGGAGAAACAGGAAATGGCTGCAACTGGGTATAGGGTTTTGGGGGAGGTGAAGAAAGTTTTCTAAACTTAgatagtagtgatggttgcagAACTCTGTGAATCTACTGAAAATTATtccattgtacattttaaatggttgaatTGTATGTATGGGAATTATATCTCCATAAagccattttaataaaaatattgtgcGTTGTAGGCAGAATAAATTGCCTTCACccatagtatttttctttttgtcactgTTCAGTATTTACTTTTCCAATATGATTTCATAGGCTTGGGAAAGGCCTTTGTGTGCCAAAAATGTCTCCTGCCCTTACCCTGCTCCTGCCTCACTAGTTTATAAAATTATACCTTATTAATTTCACTCCTTCTGCTGAAGGCTTTGCTTCTAACAAGTATTCAAAATAGCTCAAGGAAAGATTTCTCACTGAGCTTTATCAACCATGTGCTATTTAGTATGAATGAGTTTGCCAGATCTTTTGCTGACATCGGGATTTGGTTGAAGGCAAACAGAATGAGGATAAACTGCCAAGGGATGAAGGAAGAGGGCATTCTAATGAAAAGAGGGTACACATACATTTTCATCCCTTAATGTTTTAACAGCAATGATCCTACTGCCTACCTGTCTTTGCTAATACCCTGATATGTctcctctgtttctctgttttctcatctactgATTCATACCATCTCTGTATCCTACAGGACCTGATTCAAAGGTCACTTATGCCAAAGCCATGATTGTATAAATTTACTACTTATGTTTCTATTTCCTATGCTTTTGGtccatatctttatttattttaatttgagattACATTGAAACTTTTTCAAGCTGCTTCATATATATGAGTTTtgctctttaaataaaatattagttcaGTAACAACATGACTATGTCATAGATTGTGGATAGGTTTTGTTTAGAGGATCAATTCCAGTTGATGGTCAGGAGCTGTCTGAAAAGGACTCCAAACCTTTCTACCCTCAGCAAGGAGGCATACTGTGATTGACTAGCTATACCTGCAATTAACATGGGAGGGAGTAGAGAATATGCATGCCACTCCTCATTGTTGTAACTCCCTAGACAGCCCTTTGTTATTTGATACTTCCCTCTGCCTTACAATGAGACATGAGTTTTACCTACACAGTAGAAAAACTTTCTTCGTTTTTGCACACCAGCATGGGCTGTCTTGTTAGATCATTTGCTAATAATCCTAACACTCTGTACTCTATAACACTATGTGACGCTACAATatttcatctattattttgtAACACTACCTATGTTAGACTTAGATCATCTAACCTCcatgaataagaaaaatattttttaatatatatacatgacATATTGCACAGCACACACTGTTGTCTGGCTAACCAGCATCCATCCCCTCAACCCTCCTTCTGAAAACAATTACAATGTTGCTTCCTTATCCACCCTTTCCCATGGGTCCAGATGATTCAGGGGAGGTTGGGGCTACTACAAGGCAAAGCCTCGAAGCCAAACTTGACAGTTCTGTTCCTCTGCCTGGGGTTGGTTTAAGCCAGTAATATGATGCAACTCTGATGGGAAAGGAGATTGCTGCTGGATTGGGGGCATCTGGGagagtctccctctccctcttttcaAGACTCACAGAAATAGatgttctcttctttctttggacATTGTTGTGTGTGGATACTAGGCCTGGAACTGCTATACCCTTCATGCTATGAGGCTAAGAACAAGGTCTGTCCGCAGAGGAGGGTGAAACAGAGAAAATGACAAAGAGGCAGAGCCAGAGTCATGACAGCCTGTACCTGGGGTATGCCAACTTGCCCCATCACTGGGCTTCGTAAGAGAGGTAATAATCCTGGTAATAATTCTGGTACTTTTTAAACCTACTTGATTCCAGTTTACTGATACTTCACCTTAGTGATATGTGTGGTAATTCCAAACTATAGTTACACCTATATATTTGATAGCACAGACATAAACATTTATCAATAACTGCAATAACCCAATCTGGTTCAACTTTGTGTAATAAAGTGGCAAGTTATTTCTCGGTTGCCATGGACCCCAAGGTGGCAAGTTATGTAACCCGAGCATACCCAGATGAACCAAGCATGCAACCATGGGCAGAACCTAAGTGCTCAGACCAAGGAATGGTGACTGAATGAAGAAGCAAACACCACATGGCATGATCCAGGTCCAATCAGACCAAGCCCTGTGATCACCTCATGGCATAGTCCAATCAATGCACACCTCCTGGCACCACCCCATCACAAGATCCAATCAGATCACACTTCATTACCCTCTGACTATAAAATTTGCCCAACCTCCATCTTGGAAAGACAGATTTGAGCCTGACTCATGTCTCCTTGCTCAGCTGCCTGGTAGTAAACCTTTCTCGCTACAAAACCCAGtgcttttgtgtttggctttccATTGCACACAGGCAAATGGACACAGTTCAGTTTAGTAACATGTctctctgtgtgcgtgtgtgtgtttgtgtgtgtatgtgtgtgtaatttcAGGTGCTCTTTATAACAATTTTATAAAGCAGCTATTTTACAGGAATTATCATcttgaattaaaatataaagaaactgagcctcagacaTGCCAGAAATCACACAATTTGTTAGTgccattcttcattcattcattcattcctctagGCCCTCCAGCTTGGATCTAGGGTGGCATTATTGAGCACTACAATTATTTGTTTCATCCAAGAAAAACCAAATGCATTATTTGTTCCAGGCATTCATCTAAGGACTGGTGACACACCTGAAGGTGACACACCTGCTGTCATGGAGCTTTTAGTTTGTAGGAAAATATATGTGATAACTATTGGGAGAAAATGTTACACAATtcaggccagctgtggtggcttacacctataatcccagtaactctgggaggccgaggtgggcggatcacgtgaggtcaggagatcaaggcaagcctggccaacatggtgaaatcccctctctaccaaaagatacaaaaattaaccgggtgtggttctgggtgcctgtagtcccagctacttgggaggctgaggtggaagaattgcttgaacctgggagatggaggttgcagtgagccgagatcatgtcactgcactacagcctgggtgtcagagtgagactctgtgtccagagttaaaaaaaaaaaaaaaagaaaaaaagaaaatgttacacaATTCGAATGGTAATATGTCCTATGAAGGAAAAGGTCTTAGATTGTTTAAGAGAACCTTAAAGTATGTTAAAGAATAACCTCATCTGGACCAGGATGTTAGAGTTGCCCTCCCTATGGAGCTGAAGATAGGAAGAAGTTAgttgtgggaggaggaggagttggtTGGAAAGCATTTCAGGGAAGAAGAAATAGTATGTTAATATGAGTAAGGCTCTAAGGCAGGAAGGAGCTTGGTTCTCTCCCGGAACCAAGAGAAAGCCAATCTGCCAAAACATTATGTACCCAGGGATGTGGACATACCAAAGACAAAGTGGAATGGGCCAAGAGTATTAAGAACCTGAAGCCACTGAAGAGTTTTAATTAAGGAAGTGATGGGATTGGATTTACACTTTAAAAGATTTGGAGAGAGGCTAAAGAGGAAGGGAATATATGAGATTATTGAAGAATAGGCAAGAAATGATGGTGACTTAgacaaattaattaattcatacTAAATGCTTCTGCCACACAAATCCTCCCTGCTGTCCAAAGTCCTGTGTAGCTCCTATCCTGGCAATAGCATAATCCATAAACCTTTATGGCATTGGGATTCAACTGTCTTTCAATCCAAGAGAATGAATAAGAGTCACAGAGAAGCATTCCCCTGGAGCCTGTCACAAAAGCATATGCCTTAATTTACAGGTCACACTGTgttcttataaaattatttttcatgagtTTGCAATACCGGTCCTCTCATGCACAGGACTCCTGTCAGAGACCCCTCAGACCTAGGTGTAAGGAGAGAACTTGCTGAATAACACAAGGATTTGTCGTTGGAATAGTTCCATCCAAGATAAACTGATTGCTAAGTGCATGCTAACTGGATGGATTAAGCTGCTATAAAAAACAAGATTATTAAATATAAGCCAGTTAAATGTTGAGGAACAGCTATCACAAATGACAGCCTTAGTTTTGAATAACAGACTCTCAGCCCTTCTTTTTGTTTACAATTATATGGCAGATTCAGTTTTATATTAAGCATATTGCTAGTTTGTGACAGAACAGTCAACATCAGGGGACAGGGTGAGGATGGGGGCTGGGTGGCTTCTCTAGAGCCCACGCAGGAGGAGTGTGGCAGAGGGAACCCACCTGCACTGCCTGTTactggtggagggtgtccaggttcttggctttttgaacaaagaattggacaaaacacacaaacaaagcaaggaaagaatgaagcaacaaaagaacaaagcagggatttattgaaaatgaaagtgcactccacagggtgggagcagaCCCCAGCAGTGGCTCAAGGGCCTAGATACAGAATCTTCTCAAGTCCGAATACCCCCTAGAGGTTTCCTACTGGCTACTTGGTGTTCACCCCATGTAAATGAAGTGGTGGTAATCAGTCCGATTGGTTGTGGAAAGCAGAGgctgaagtaaagttacaaagttacactcctatgcaaacgtctgattggttgcaaaaaGCAACTTTCAATTTCCCATCTGCCCTGCAGAAAAGGTGGGGGTTTACAAAAGGTGCTGCCTCTGGTCTTTTTGTTACTTAGGCTtggaaagttagggttttcctttcagtttagttctaggaagtcagtgtgAAATGGCCTTagcttccctgcctccagaccctgttcTCTTACCTCATGCCCATGTGGGCTGTAGCAAAGGCCTCCAGGTGCTTTCACTTGAGAATGCAGTGGACCCATGGCCATAGAGGCAGTGGCTGCAGGAGCCAGGGCTTGGGGGTGCCTGAGGGTCACATAGCTGTCACCCCCATGGTGTGTCCGGTACAGCCATTTCATAGCCAGTGAGAGGAAGGGTGTTTGCCTGCACCCCCTTCACCAGACCATCctgattctttcatttttatcttttaattattctCTCTGCATTGTACGTAAAATTCTAAAGGTTTTTTTCCAATTAGATTTTATGCAGCGTTGATTCTGAACCTCAGTGCTTCTAAAGATCTTCAGTTAAAATTCAGTGACTATGGTTTTGTCTTTAAAATCCTTGTCTCATCCAGCTCTTCCTCCCTCTCAGCAAGACAGCCTTTCAGCTGAGACTGTTATGAGTTCATCTTTGGTCGTCTCTCTTTTTGCAgagtcatttaaatttttaataattgagGACATAAAGAAGATgcatatttctgttttctgtggaATGCTTATCTTTTGTACCTAATATTTggtataaaatttttttatttgcttccttcccactgcccccaccccaccttgtctttaaaaaggaGAGCCAACATATACTACAAACGGTCAATAATAATGAAATGTGTTTAACAGTGATATATCAAGTTCAGATTAAGAAAGAGATGTACTTACTGCAAGTCTCAGAGAATGTAGAGAAGCAAGGGTTTGTCTTTCTTTCACTGACTGTCCATCTTCGCATATCCTGGCATTGAATCAACACCTTTAGGTTCTCCAGAGGTCAATGGTTCAAAGTGTACAGATCCCAATGCTAGAGGAAGGATCACATATTATATCAGTATTATAAGTCCATGACTCTGGTGTAAACCTGATGTCATACTGTGTATTTTGTAGAGTGATATACTTGAACATATGACACCTAATTCCTAAGTTTTAATGAAATCACTTAGCACTTTCAATGACttactattatcttttttttaaatcaaggattaatttaatttttaaaacaaatacaagttATTGATTTACTCTTCTCAACTTGACAGTCTACCTGTAGTATAACAGTCAGGTAAAAACATACATCTTTACAACTTGGCACCcccaagtaaaaacaaacaaacaaacaaacagccacACCATttcacagaaaggaaagaaacaacatGAAAATAGCTCAAGAAATACAGTAACGAGCAAAAATATATGGGGAAAGAGGAACGTGTAGTTTTGACTTAACTGAAGAAACCAAGAGGAAACTGGTCTACGTATGAAAATGTGCATCCTGAAAGTCAGGTGTCAAGATTTTCGAGTAGGCATCTATATGACTTGAATCTCCCCTATTTCCTGAATAAAAGTGACATCTTTCAGTATTTATACTTCATGGCTCAGACACCTACCTCATTTGGTTCTATTCCTTACTCACTCTAGCCTTTACTTAAATGAGTCTGAAAAACTTGGGGATATagcataagaagaaaaataattacacataATATTCCCCTTTCTGTAGCTGCTTTAGACCTGGGTTGTTACTAGAAAATTCCTGAAGAAAATTTCAATGTAAGTCTGTGGCTTTGCTGAATCAAGCCCCCCCCCCaacaattaatatttaaaaaacaccCACTGTTTGGGCTAATAGCATTATTGGTGGTACCTATTATATAGAGGGATAGCTGAACAAAGTCTGTGTCTTGAAACCAGTGTTGAATCACTCTCAGGGTTGAGAAGAAAAAAGGGGAGTCTAAAATCACAAGAAGTAAAGACATATCTAGGACTCTTGTCCTTCTGGATCCACGCTTCCTTCAGGGTCTTCATCGTTGTAAATGTTCTCTGCCATTTGCCACACTTGCATGATATTGTCTTCTGGTACAGAACAAATCACCCAAGGTTCATTGGGATTCCAGGAGAAATCAGGTATCTTGGCAGTGTGACCACCATGAATAAACAACAACTCTGGTGGCCCATCTTCTTTATCTTCTGGGGATTGTTTCTCTCCAATTTTACTTAAATCCCAGACATTCAGTCTGTGATTGGTACCACTGGAAGCCAAAATAGTCTCATTGTGAGGTAACCACTGAACCTGGAATATTTTATCCTTATGTAATTCAAAGGAATGCAACTTATGTTTCAGATTTCTCAGATCCCGCAAGGCAACAGTCTTGTCAGCAGATCCTGTGGCAAGAATGAACTCACTATAAGGATTGAAAGAGAGGCAGCAGTGTGAGCGTCACTTCAGCAGTGTGAGTGTCAACTGAACGGCTtggtttggaagcactgtttgaACAAGTATCCCAAATCATAAGTTTCTGATCATCAGCAACTGACCCAAACAGAGACTCATGGAGCAGATGCCAGGAAACATCTACTACTGCTGTATGCCCTGTAAAGATGGTCTTCACATCCACCACTTTTCTCTCCTTTGGAACAGCACTGATGTCCCACAGGCAGCTGGTGTGGTCATCTGAAGCACTAAGTAAGTGCCCACAGAGATTTGGGTTCCAAGAAAGCCCATAGCCTTCCTTCTGATGTCCACGGAGACACAAGTCTGGATCGCACTCTCCAGAAGGATCTGGTTTAGAAAGGTGTTTTGTATAGTCAAAGACAAGAACATCACTGGAAGGAGTCTTAGTTGAGATGATACAAGGGTTCTGGGGCATATAATGGACCTTGTTTACTTCTCCTTCATGGTTGATCTTgatttctatttcaatttttccTCTAACTGAATAAAAACCTCcaaattctcctttctcagtgtTGTAGTGTGACGCATCAAACTGAGCGTCATCATTAGGGAGTTGCACACTGGCTATAATGAGATGGTTTTGTTCATCCAATGTGTATGTCCCCAGGACAAGTTGATGAATGCTGAAATCTTTCCCTTCTGGTCTGGTTATATCTGGAAGCCACTGGGCAGTTAGGCTGGGCCACTCCAGAGCATGGGTCAACACTAAATCATAAAGAAAAGGGgtgttctttttccattttttgtactCCTTGTTGATCCCTCGTTCTTCCACTGCGTCGTCAAAGGCTGCTTCCTTGTCGGCCATGGCAGGCAGGCAAGCTGGGGGAATCCTGGGGTTGAGTGTTGCGGGTGAGGGTGGAGGCACTATTATCTTTCAATTTAGTTAtataaaggttttttgttttcttttggatgtttTTGGTTTAccattggtttctttctttttcctctactaTCTTTAAGTAACTGTTCTGATGTGGGTATTGTTTACTGTATTTCAAGTACAGTTAGTTGAAGTAACTGTTCTGATGTGGGTATTGCAAGGTAACATTTACTAACTATTGAGgagattgtaaaatatttttttcattcttaaaaatcAGTAATTTTACCATGATGTGCTTAAGTGTGTGTCAAACATTCCTGGATTTAGTGACCCCTTTTAATAAGAGAACTGAAGATTTTCTTTAGCTCAGGGAAACTTTATCTATTATCTGCAACATTATCACATTTTATTCTATCCCCTGACCCCTACCACCCCCAGCCACCTACCCTTTGTGATCTGCCCTTGAAGCCCCTTATCTCTTCTCTTATTTGCCCTTTTGGGACCTGAGTTAGTGAcctaagagatttaaaaaatcagtgttaaattcatttactgaattaatttttttttagcaaattcTTCCAATCCTGAGATTTActgcatttttaatttgaaaatcatgtctatttttagaaaatcttttgTCATACTGAATCTTAATCCGCATTCAATTTTTGTTCAGtagtcatttttttcctctggtagCTCTGTCTCACAAGGTGGTGTATTTGTTCATTCTCTCTCTGACTGCTGGGACGTATTACGAGGAGAGTGTAGGTGGAGGAGAGGAAGGTGACAGCTGCTCCATTAGGGGGATGTTGTTAGTAGCTGGATTGGAGTCAAGAGGAGAGGGAAAAAGGGGTTCCCAtctttccagaatttcatataatCTTAGCataggatatttttctttcttactagAAACAGAAGTCTCATAGATTTTATGTTAGGAATCATGGACCACTCAAATCAGGAaaatcatctattttttttttcttacaaatggCAAAAAAATTGATTTTACCCCTTTAAATCTTTCTTCTCATCATTATTAGGTTGTTTTGCAGGATTTTGTCAACTGAAATTTTATCTGTAATAATGTCAGAATCTAGTGACACTACAACCACAGATAGGTAGTATTTTTGGCAATGAAAGTTTACAGTATAATCCAATATAAACTGCTATTgttcaaatattaataatatataaaaactaatgaaatatgaggaaaaatcaggcatgcctcattttattgtttcacagatttttttatttttttaataaattgaaggtttgtggcaatgcTGCATTGAGTAAGTCTATCATTGCCGTTTTTCCAACAGTATGTGCTCACTTCATTTCTCcatgccacattttgttaatactgacaaaataataataataaagtttgaaatagttcatagttctcttttttcctctcattcTTATCTGATCATCACAATAGATACCTATCTGTTGtgatgatcagtgatctttgatgttactattataattgaaGTTGTGGTAGATATAGCAAGACAACTAGAATTAGAGTGATATccaaagatgtgactgaattgctgcaatctcacgataaaacttgaatgaatgaggagCTGCTTCTCATTGATGAGCAAAggaaagtagtttcttgagatgaaatctcacagtGAAGATTCTGTGAGCTTTGTAGAAATGACCACAaatgatttagaatattatatatccTTAGTTGACAAAGCAGTGGCAGGgcttgagaggattgactccaattttgaaagcagTTCTACAcaaggtaaaatgctatcaaacagcgttgcatgctacagagaaatcttttgtgaaggAAGAATCAATCGATGCAGCAaactttattgttgttttttcagAAATGGCCACAGCTACCCCGACAACCTTCAGCAACCCCACCCTGATCAGTCCGTAGCCATCAACAATGAAGCAAGAGccttcaccagcaaaaagattatgacttgctaaaagttcagatgattgttagcatttttaaattttattttatttttgagatggagtcttcctctgtcaccaggctggagtgcagtggtgtaatcttggctcactgcaacctccacctcccaggttcaagcgattcccctgcgtcagcctcccgagtaggtgggactacagatgcgccaccatgcccagctaattttttgtgtgtgttttagtagagacaggatttcaccttgttggccaggatggtctcgatcacctggcctcgtgatccgcccgtctcagccttccaaagtgctgggattataggcatgagccactgcacccggcccgattgttagcattttttttgttgttgttgttagcaataaaatattttaaaattaaagtatgtaCATTGTT
This DNA window, taken from Pan paniscus chromosome 5, NHGRI_mPanPan1-v2.0_pri, whole genome shotgun sequence, encodes the following:
- the LOC103786681 gene encoding LOW QUALITY PROTEIN: histone-binding protein RBBP4-like (The sequence of the model RefSeq protein was modified relative to this genomic sequence to represent the inferred CDS: deleted 1 base in 1 codon), with product MADKEAAFDDAVEERGINKEYKKWKKNTPFLYDLVLTHALEWPSLTAQWLPDITRPEGKDFSIHQLVLGTYTLDEQNHLIIASVQLPNDDAQFDASHYNTEKGEFGGFYSVRGKIEIEIKINHEGEVNKVHYMPQNPCIISTKTPSSDVLVFDYTKHLSKPDPSGECDPDLCLRGHQKEGYGLSWNPNLCGHLLSASDDHTSCLWDISAVPKERKVVDVKTIFTGHTAVVDVSWHLLHESLFGSVADDQKLMIWDTCSNSASKPSRSVDTHTAEVTLTLCLSFNPYSEFILATGSADKTVALRDLRNLKHKLHSFELHKDKIFQVQWLPHNETILASSGTNHRLNVWDLSKIGEKQSPEDKEDGPPELLFIHGGHTAKIPDFSWNPNEPWVICSVPEDNIMQVWQMAENIYNDEDPEGSVDPEGQES